In the genome of Stomoxys calcitrans chromosome 4, idStoCalc2.1, whole genome shotgun sequence, the window GCTCCTACCCGACTTTTGActttctttacttgtttttttctttctatctACGGATTCCTCAACCAGTTGTCAGCCAGCATTTGTAGCATTTGTTTTATGGGAATTTAAATATTGTCACCCCATTTTGTGGAAAGATTTCTTTGCTGATGTAGTCGTCATTGTTGAAAATCAATAAAGAATTCATTCGTCTAATGAATACATGAATTATTCAAAGAAACCGCAAGTATGTTAAAATTGGTGCCATTGTGTTACAGGTTTTGGGGGACCCAATCAGCGTCGTCTTCGTTGACCCCCATCCAGTCATAATGTGGAATTCTGGGCCAAAAGTGCTCAGAATGATTCTCTCATTTCGTGTGGTAGTCATGTTTCGAACTCAAAGCggttaaaatgaatttttttgtgGTCTGGATTTGCTGGCTGCTGAGCTGCGCTCCCCTAACTGGGGTGTCGGGGCAACAACCTACGACGAATATATTGTCCTTTTTCTTCAATCGGGTGCGCGAAGGCCGAGCCATGTCCGACATGGAGAATAGTGATAATCAAGTGAATCTACTCAAGAACTATGATTTCATAATAGTGGGCGCTGGTACTGCAGGCTGTGCCTTGGCCGCGCGTCTGTCGGAGATATCACAATGGAAGGTTTTGCTGCTGGAAGCGGGGGGCCCCGAAACATGGGCCATGGATATACCCATTGTGGCCAATATGCTGCAGGCCAATCGCGATATTAATTGGGCCTATCGCACCGAACCCTCGGAGCACTACTGCTTGGGTTTGAATGGGAAACGTTGTAACTTTCCCCGTGGCCGAGTCATGGGCGGTTCGTCGGTGCTGAACTACATGATCTATACGCGTGGCAATCGTCGTGACTATGACACCTGGGCCCAGCTGGGCAATGAGGGGTGGAGCTATGCGGAGGTTTTGCCCTATTTCAAGAAACTCGAAGGCTCTCTAGTGCCCAATGCCGAGGCAAACTATGTGGGACGCCAAGGCCCTGTCAAGGTGTCCTATGCCAAATGGCGCTCTAGCATAGGCAAAGCCTTTGTAAATGCCGCCTTGCAAAATGGCAGTCAGTATGTGGACTACAATGGCAAGCAACAAATTGGGGTGTCATTTCTGCAGACCACCACCGATCAGGTGTACAGATGGAGTGCCAATCGTGCCTATCTCtatcccataaaaggcaaacGTCCCAATCTTCACATACGCAAGTATGCCATGGTAACCAAAGTCCTAATTGACCCCTTCACCAAGGTGGCCTATGGTGTTGTGTTCGAGTCGCAGGGTCAATCCTTTGAGGTGAGAGCCCGCAAAGAGGTGATTTTATCTGCAGGCGCCATAAACACTCCCCAACTTTTAATGCTCTCAGGCGTGGGGCCCGCCAAACACTTGCGAGCAGTTGGCATCGAGCCTTTGGtgaatttggctgtgggttACAATTTACAGGACCATGTTGCCCCAGCactgaatatcataacaaatgcCACTACCATGCGTTTGGGAGACTTTTTCGATGTGGACCAACTGCTGAGACTGGAAACACGCGATAGCAAATTTTCTTTGGCCGGCTCTGTTGAGACCATAGCCTTCTATGACATGGAGCCTTCTGGAGCGGCTGATGGTTGGCCTGACTTTGAACTCTTCATGACCCCAGGAGCTTTGAATGAAAATCCTTTCCTAGCCT includes:
- the LOC106084271 gene encoding glucose dehydrogenase [FAD, quinone]-like; its protein translation is MNFFVVWICWLLSCAPLTGVSGQQPTTNILSFFFNRVREGRAMSDMENSDNQVNLLKNYDFIIVGAGTAGCALAARLSEISQWKVLLLEAGGPETWAMDIPIVANMLQANRDINWAYRTEPSEHYCLGLNGKRCNFPRGRVMGGSSVLNYMIYTRGNRRDYDTWAQLGNEGWSYAEVLPYFKKLEGSLVPNAEANYVGRQGPVKVSYAKWRSSIGKAFVNAALQNGSQYVDYNGKQQIGVSFLQTTTDQVYRWSANRAYLYPIKGKRPNLHIRKYAMVTKVLIDPFTKVAYGVVFESQGQSFEVRARKEVILSAGAINTPQLLMLSGVGPAKHLRAVGIEPLVNLAVGYNLQDHVAPALNIITNATTMRLGDFFDVDQLLRLETRDSKFSLAGSVETIAFYDMEPSGAADGWPDFELFMTPGALNENPFLASAMGIKGDVMHALYDDVYRNNFNTFLIFAMQLQTRSKGRIILRNKDPLQHPLIYPNYFKDPYDLEVLLQGLEKIISLLDMPAMRRIDAKLLNSTLPQCRQYADITSRAYLECYARQLTFTIYHQAGTAKMGPISDREAVVDPRLRVYGIKQLRVVDASIMPKLVAGHPNGPVFMIAEKAADMIKEDYGFLRH